The DNA segment AGGGACCCGTTGGCGTCGGTCTCTATGGCCACTACCCTGTGGACGACCCTCAGGGTGGAGCGGGCTGGGTCCGAGGAGTTGTAGGCGATGATGTCACCTACTTGGATTTCGGCGGCGTCCACGGGCCTTACGGCTATCACCGCGCCCAGGGGGATGGCCGGGCTCATGCTCCCGCCGATAACGGTGAGGAACTTCAAGTCGGTGAGCCGGGGTGCCAGGAGAAAGAAGGCCTGGGCCAGGAGGACCAGGACCAGGAAGGCGTTAACGGCAATTCCGGCTATTTTTGTGGGAGTGCCTGGTTTCACTTTCGCCCCCTTCTCCCCGGGGGGAGGTTGCCCTCCCCCCGGGAACAATCTCTAGCCTACTACGGGTTGTTGGTGGTCTGCTCGGCGTCGTAGACGAAGGCCACGGTAGCGCTGGTCCCCTGGTAGGCGTTGCCTGTGCCCACGGGCAGGGTGACCTTGAACCGCAACCTCTCGCTCCCCGAAGCAGCCAGGTTCCGGTCGCCGGCCTGGTTACCCTGGGTCGGGTTGCCGAAGGCCGCTGCCGACAGGACCCCGTCCGCGCCGTAGATGGCGGCCTCCCCTACGGTATCGTCGGCGGTGTACCAGGTGCCATCCAGCCCCGCACCCGTCACCACATCAATGGTGAGATCAAGCTGTTCGTCCAGGGCGCTGGAGCCATCCGGGGTTGTGGTCATGGCATAGCGCAGCGCCAGGTTGCCGCTATTGGTCACCTGGAGCCCGCTGTAGTTCACATTCCCCGGGGCCATCTGGGTAACGGTGAACATCGCCGTAGCCGGGGTAAGGGCTACGTCCACCGTGCCCGCCGTGAAGGCGTTGGCCGGGCTGGTCGCCTGGTCAGTGAAGACGGCCATGGCCCCCAACATGAACATGGTTGACACCGCTCCGATGAGCAGGAAACCCCACAGGACCCGACGGACTAGACTTTTGCCTTGCATTCGACACCTCCTTTTTTGGTATGACTCCATAGAAACACATGAGGATTAAGAAGGGGGTTGAGAAAGGCCCTGAAGGGGGTAAGCTATGGCAAAGAGACGGTCAAGCTTGATAAA comes from the Chloroflexota bacterium genome and includes:
- a CDS encoding M73 family metallopeptidase is translated as MQGKSLVRRVLWGFLLIGAVSTMFMLGAMAVFTDQATSPANAFTAGTVDVALTPATAMFTVTQMAPGNVNYSGLQVTNSGNLALRYAMTTTPDGSSALDEQLDLTIDVVTGAGLDGTWYTADDTVGEAAIYGADGVLSAAAFGNPTQGNQAGDRNLAASGSERLRFKVTLPVGTGNAYQGTSATVAFVYDAEQTTNNP